GTGCCGGCCAAGGGGGTCATCTTCCGCGAAAACTCGGGTGACTACAACTTCAGCTGGCACAACGCGCCCCGCCGCCAGTATGTGGTCACGCTTGAGGGAGAGGTGGAAATCGAGATTGGCGACGGCACAACGCGGATCCTGGGCGGCGGAGAAATCCTGCTGGCCGAAGATACGACCGGTCAGGGTCATATCAGCCGGGCGGTGAACGGCCGGCCGCGCAAATCGCTGATTATTCCTCTGGAAGACTAGGGCTCGGTTTCAGGCCAGGCGAGCAAGAATGACCGCGCGCTACGGCATGATTCACGGCCGGTTTCAGCCGTTTCACGCGGGCCATCTGGAGTACGCCCTGGCCGCCCTGTCCCGCTGTTCGCATCTGATCGTCGGCATTACCAACCCCGATCCATCGACATGTGTCGTAGAACCCACAGATCCCCAGCGCCACCGACCGGGGGCCAATCCGTTCAGCTTTTTTGAGCGTCAGTGGATGGTGCGCGCCGCCCTGGTCGAGGCCGGAGTAGTGCCGACGCGCTGCTCTGTCGTGCCCTTTCCGATTCATCATCCCGAGCGCTGGCGATCCTACTGTCCGCCCGAAGCGGTGCAGTATGTCCGGCTGTTTTCCGACTGGGGCAGCGAAAAACTCCAGCGCTTCCAGGCCGACGGCTGGAGGGTGGAAGTCCTGAACGCGGGCGCGGCAAAACGGGTGAGCGGCAGCCAGGTGCGCCGCAAGCTCAGGACGGGCCAGAACTGGGAAGCCTGCGTGCCGCCCGCAGTTGCCGTGGTCTTAGAGGCGATACACGCCGAGCACAGACTGCGGCAGGCGGAAGAAGAGTAGGGGTGTGCGCCCCGGTCAGGTCACCCGTATGCCGCAGGCTCACGCGTCCATCCCCGTCCTGTTCATCGTTCTTGACGGCCTTGCCGACCGACCCCAGGCCGTGCTGGGCGGAAAAACCCCGCTCGAATCCGCCCACACTCCCCACCTCGACCGCCTGGCTCGGCTAGGTGTGAACGGCCAGCTCATCCCGCTTGCCCCCGGAATTCCCCTGGAGAGCGAGACCTCCCACTTCCTGCTGTTTGGCTATCCGCTCGAACAGTTCCCGGGACGGGCCGCCTTTGAGGCCATTGGCCGGGGGATTGAGGTCCGGGCGGGATCGGTCATTCTCCTGGCCAGTTTTGCCGCCATAACGGTTCGGGACGGTGTGGTCTACCGCGATGCGCTCCTGTGGGAGCAGCACCAGGCAAAGGACGAAAACGACTGTGGGGTGCTGAGCGCGGCCGTTGCCGCGTATGAGAGCCACGGCATCCGCTTTGCCCTGCGCGACTGCGGGCGGTGCGAGGGAATCCTGAGCCTGACCGGGAATCCCAGCCGCTCCGTGTCCGATGTTGATCCGTTTGTCGATGGCGCTGCTGTGGCCCGAGCCCTGCCCTTGGCCGAAGACCCCGACCAGGACAACGCCCGGCGGACCGCGGACGCCTTGAACGCCTACCTGGGCTGGGTACACGCGCGCCTGGAGGCGCATCCGCTCAACCACCAGCGCCGCCGCAACCGACAGCCGGCGATTAACTTCGTGTTGACCAAGTGGGCCGCGACCAAGCCCCAGGTCGCTCCGTTTGTGGAACACAACGGCCTGCGGGCGGCCAGCGTCGAGAACTATCCGCTGTACACCGGCATTGCGCGGGTGTGCGGCATGACCCCGGTCAGGGTCGCGCGTCATGCGAGCCTGTTACGGGATTTTCAGGACAAGCTACAGACCGCGGATGACCTGTTTCGCCGCGGCTACGAGTTCGTTCACGTCCACACCAAGGGCCCGGACCGGGCCGCCCATCGCAAAGACCCGTTGGAGAAGAAGCACGCGATTGGCGAGCTTGATTCGGCCTTAGGACCGCTGGTGCGGCGGCTTGAACACGACCAGGACCTGCTCGTTGTGGTGACTGGCGATCATGCCACTCCCAGCCATGGGCCTCTCATCCATTCGGGCGAGGCTGTGCCTCTGTTGATTGCGGGCGGACCGAACGTGTTAGCGGATCAGCTTGCCCGGTTTCATGAACGGGTGGCGTTCCAGGGCAGC
This Desulfurellaceae bacterium DNA region includes the following protein-coding sequences:
- a CDS encoding adenylyltransferase/cytidyltransferase family protein, with translation MTARYGMIHGRFQPFHAGHLEYALAALSRCSHLIVGITNPDPSTCVVEPTDPQRHRPGANPFSFFERQWMVRAALVEAGVVPTRCSVVPFPIHHPERWRSYCPPEAVQYVRLFSDWGSEKLQRFQADGWRVEVLNAGAAKRVSGSQVRRKLRTGQNWEACVPPAVAVVLEAIHAEHRLRQAEEE